In the genome of Leishmania infantum JPCM5 genome chromosome 27, one region contains:
- a CDS encoding putative small GTP-binding protein Rab1 — MTAEYDYLFKLLLIGDSGVGKSCLLLRFADDSYTDSYISTIGVDFKIRTLNLESKVIKLQIWDTAGQERFRTITSSYYRGAHGIIIVYDTTDMESFNNVKTWLSEIEKYASENVNKILVGNKCDLVTKKAVDTQMAKDFADSLGIPFLETSAKNSTNVEEAFIQMASGIKARLAVSGEVKSASRPNLQNPPTVKKEDSCC, encoded by the coding sequence ATGACCGCTGAGTACGACTACCTCTtcaagctgctgctgattggcgacagcggcgtcggtaAGTcctgcctgctcctccgcttcGCCGATGACAGCTACACCGATAGCTACATCTCCACCATTGGTGTCGACTTCAAGATTCGCACGCTGAACCTGGAAAGCAAGGTAATCAAGCTGCAGATTTGGGATACCGCCGGCCAGGAGCGCTTCCGCACCATCACGAGTAGCTACTACCGTGGTGCCCACGGCATCATCATAGTGTATGACACGACCGACATGGAGAGTTTCAACAACGTCAAGACGTGGCTGAGCGAAATCGAAAAGTACGCAAGTGAGAACGTCAACAAGATCCTCGTCGGCAACAAGTGCGATTTGGTCACAAAGAAGGCCGTCGATACGCAGATGGCGAAAGACTTTGCCGACTCCCTTGGCATCCCGTTCCTTGAAACGAGCGCCAAGAACTCCACAAACGTCGAGGAAGCCTTCATTCAAATGGCATCTGGAATCAAGGCGCGCCTGGCTGTGAGTGGTGAGGTCAAATCTGCGTCCCGTCCCAACCTGCAGAACCCCCCAACGGTGAAGAAGGAAGACAGCTGCTGCTAA